One window of Nymphaea colorata isolate Beijing-Zhang1983 chromosome 11, ASM883128v2, whole genome shotgun sequence genomic DNA carries:
- the LOC116263559 gene encoding protein PAT1 homolog: MVPLTGSSAADWSREPDISNWADQKMMDSSSTHLGKRWSSQPHPSSVKLTESKEQLYRTSSYPEQLQHHPHSDPILVPKSSFSSYPPPGGQLHASPNQSQFSPGNPLSFPGPIISHPPYGMHSGNAMPHQFFPHRLPNKNGTHQNNWVNQRSVFYENHVPPLPGIVHQQLPSNGLMSSQLLQQQQQRLHSMQAPLFNVHSSPPSHMMNKCEPMLGMPDVREQRQKPYHWGRQQAANTRFGQSSFDTSGQRSDNGWPQFRSKYMSAEEVENILRMQHAATHCTDPYIDDYYHQPCLAQKSAGSRVKHHFCPSHLRDMPPRARANSEPHAYLQVDALGRVPFSSIRRPRPLLEVDPPSSSNDITFDQKPIEKPLEQEPMLAARIMIKDGLCLLLDVDDIDRVLQFTQPQDGGAHLRRRRQVLLEGLAASLQLVDPLGHSKRQPS; this comes from the coding sequence ATGGTTCCTCTTACAGGTTCATCTGCAGCTGATTGGTCACGGGAACCAGATATTTCAAATTGGGCAGACCAGAAAATGATGGATTCTAGTAGTACCCATTTGGGAAAGAGATGGTCATCTCAGCCGCATCCATCCTCGGTGAAACTCACTGAATCAAAAGAACAACTGTATAGAACTTCATCTTACCCTGAACAACTACAACATCATCCTCATTCTGACCCCATTCTTGTGCCCAAGTCATCCTTCAGCTCGTATCCTCCACCTGGTGGTCAGCTCCATGCTTCACCTAATCAGTCGCAATTTTCTCCTGGAAATCCTCTGTCTTTTCCTGGACCGATCATTTCCCATCCTCCCTACGGAATGCACTCTGGTAATGCCATGCCTCATCAGTTCTTTCCTCATAGACTTCCAAATAAAAATGGAACCCATCAAAATAATTGGGTGAACCAGAGAAGTGTATTCTATGAAAATCATGTGCCACCTTTGCCTGGTATCGTGCATCAGCAGTTACCGTCCAATGGGTTGATGTCTTCACAGTtactgcagcagcagcagcaaagaCTGCATTCTATGCAGGCACCGTTATTTAATGTGCATTCGTCTCCTCCATCTCACATGATGAACAAGTGTGAACCTATGTTGGGGATGCCAGATGTTAGAGAGCAAAGACAAAAACCGTACCACTGGGGGCGCCAACAAGCAGCCAATACGCGATTTGGTCAATCAAGCTTTGATACAAGTGGCCAACGAAGTGATAATGGTTGGCCTCAATTTCGTTCAAAGTACATGTCAGCTGAAGAGGTTGAGAACATTCTTAGAATGCAGCATGCTGCTACTCATTGCACTGATCCATATATAGATGATTACTACCATCAACCATGCCTAGCCCAAAAGTCTGCTGGATCAAGGGTGAAACACCATTTTTGCCCTTCACATTTGAGGGATATGCCTCCACGTGCACGTGCAAATTCAGAACCACATGCCTACTTGCAGGTTGATGCACTTGGGCgtgttccattttcttctatCCGAAGGCCTCGTCCTTTGCTTGAAGTTGATCCACcttcatcatcaaatgataTCACCTTTGATCAAAAGCCTATTGAGAAACCTCTTGAGCAAGAGCCTATGCTTGCAGCTAGGATCATGATTAAAGATGGACTTTGTCTTTTACTGGATGTTGATGATATTGACCGTGTGTTGCAATTTACTCAGCCACAAGATGGTGGTGCCCATCTTCGACGGAGGAGGCAGGTTCTTTTGGAGGGGCTAGCTGCCTCTTTGCAACTGGTTGATCCACTTGGCCATAGCAAAAGGCAGCCATCCTG